A genomic window from Leptospiraceae bacterium includes:
- a CDS encoding hemolysin III family protein: protein MSSKVSENHKIYTIKEEIANGIIHGIGTGVSIAGLTVLVVLAVFFGEPIHLVSFIVYGVSLILLYLASTLYHSFQHPPTKRVFKIIDHSAIFILIAGTYTPFTILSIKGTLGWTFFFVIWGLALLGIFFKIAFIHKYKKVGLAIYILMGWLCILALPEMLAKIPRGGFYWLLAGGLFYTLGVIFYVWHKLPYHHAIWHVFVLMGSVCHYFAVLFYLIPVDMIQRACEYIQTIH, encoded by the coding sequence ATGAGTTCAAAAGTTTCTGAAAATCACAAGATATATACAATTAAAGAAGAAATAGCAAATGGTATAATCCATGGAATCGGAACAGGGGTTAGCATCGCCGGTTTAACCGTATTAGTCGTGTTAGCTGTTTTTTTTGGGGAACCTATACACTTGGTAAGCTTTATCGTATATGGAGTTTCTCTAATTTTATTATATCTGGCTTCTACTTTGTATCATAGCTTTCAACATCCTCCAACCAAAAGAGTGTTTAAGATTATTGATCATTCAGCTATATTTATATTAATCGCAGGAACCTATACTCCTTTTACTATTCTCAGTATAAAAGGAACCCTGGGATGGACTTTCTTTTTTGTGATATGGGGTCTGGCCTTACTTGGCATCTTTTTTAAAATAGCTTTTATTCATAAATATAAGAAAGTTGGACTTGCTATTTATATTCTTATGGGATGGCTTTGTATTCTTGCCCTACCGGAAATGCTCGCTAAAATACCCAGAGGTGGTTTTTATTGGTTATTAGCCGGAGGCCTTTTTTATACTCTGGGAGTTATTTTTTATGTCTGGCATAAGCTTCCGTATCATCATGCGATCTGGCATGTCTTTGTTTTAATGGGAAGTGTCTGTCATTATTTTGCGGTTCTTTTTTATTTGATTCCGGTAGATATGATTCAAAGAGCCTGTGAATATATACAAACCATTCATTAG